One Hyla sarda isolate aHylSar1 chromosome 11, aHylSar1.hap1, whole genome shotgun sequence genomic window carries:
- the EAPP gene encoding E2F-associated phosphoprotein has protein sequence MNRLQQEYDAYAIEEPSDEERGMSSSEDELDVLLHGTPEQKRKLIRECLTGESESSSEDEFEKEMEKELSSTMKTMEGTWQGLGPDGSTSTATTSGEASQQQQYYDEVYFDSDSEEEGDENGKKKNRRQKHKVLTNDDLLYDPNEDDRHQEWVDSKRRGYRNIRKQRQSQTHPTKLKPPPHSDAILNCPACMTTLCLDCQRHESYRTQYRAMFVMNCTVNKEEVLKFPEQPMKNRRAKKKLKTPSADSAMETQSTAVDLYHPVKCNECSTEVAVYDKDEVYHFFNVLASHS, from the exons ATGAACCGGTTACAGCAAGAATATGATGCCTATGCAATTGAAGAACCCAGTGATGAGGAACGTGGGATGAGCAG TTCTGAAGACGAATTAGATGTTCTTTTACATGGGACCCCTGAGCAGAAACGGAAGTTGATTCGTGAATGTCTTACCGGTGAAAGTGAGTCTTCTAGTGAGGATGAGTTTGAAAAGGAGATGGAGAAGGAGCTAAGCTCTACAATGAAAacaatggaggggacatggcaggGTCTTGGCCCAG ATGGCTCTACAAGCACTGCCACTACGTCAGGAGAAGCcagccagcagcagcagtattATGATGAAGTTTACTTTGACTCTGACTCTGAGGAGGAAG GGGatgaaaatggaaagaaaaaaaatcgtAGACAAAAGCATAAAGTACTGACTAATGATGACTTGCTATATGACCCAAATGAGGATGACCGCCATCAGGAATGGGTAGATTCCAAAAGGAGAGG TTACAGAAATATAAGAAAACAAAGGCAATCGCAAACTCATCCAACCAAACTTAAACCCCCTCCCCACAGTGATGCCATTTTAAACTGTCCAGCCTGCATGACTACACTTTGTTTGGATTGCCAAAG GCATGAATCCTATAGAACTCAATACAGAGCCATGTTTGTCATGAATTGCACAGTCAACAAGGAAGAGGTTTTAAAATTTCCTGAACAACCCATGAAGAACAGACGGGCAAAAAAGAAGCTGAAGACTCCCTCTGCAGACTCAGCAATGGAAACTCAAAGTACAGCCGTGGACTTGTACCATCCGGTGAAATGCAATGAGTGCTCCACAGAGGTTGCGGTTTATGACAAAGACGAAGTGTACCATTTCTTTAATGTATTAGCCAGCCACAGCTAG